A genomic window from Schistocerca serialis cubense isolate TAMUIC-IGC-003099 chromosome 4, iqSchSeri2.2, whole genome shotgun sequence includes:
- the LOC126474532 gene encoding uncharacterized protein LOC126474532 codes for MLAINASFYLQMPEKCCVPGCNSNYKSSNEEGYISVFRFPTEEENRKRWTRNIPRKVSTPSNGSVVRIKHFEESDESRAEIYKDSDGNCHEFPRERPALPEAVPKIFPGLPSYLIKVQPPRRCLSCI; via the coding sequence atgttagcaattaatgcatcattctatttgcagatgccagaaaaatgttgtgttcctggttgcaacagcaactacaaatccagcaatgaagagggttacatctcagtgttcagattccctactgaagaggaaaacagaaaacgatGGACAAGAAATATCCCCAGGAAGGTCTCGACTCCATCAAATGGAAGTGTTGTTcgcattaaacattttgaagaaagtgacgAATCAAGAGCGGAGATTTACAAGGATTCTGATGGGAACTGTCACGAGTTTCCTCGTGAAAGGCCAGCTTTaccagaagctgtgccaaaaatattccctgggttaccatcgtatttaattaaggtgcagcCTCCAAGAAGGTGTTTGTCATGTATATAG